The sequence TAGCGGGCGTAGTGCGCGGCGACCTTGCGCTCGATGCGGGGATAGGCGGCGCGGTAGACGTCGTCGGCGTGGGCGTCGAGCGAGGGCAGTCCGCCCGTGATGATCGCGGCGCTCAGGCCCTCGGGGGCGCTGGAGAGGTAGCGCGTGACGCAGAAGCCGCCGAAGCTCTGGCCGAGGACGGTCCAGGGGGCGCCGCCCGTGAGGTTCTGCCGGATCAGTTCGGCGTCCTTGACGATGGAGTCGGCGCGGAAGCGGGCGAGGTAGTCGGCCTGCTCGCGCGGGCCGCCGCGCAGCGGGAGCGTCTGGCGGTTGGCCGGGGTGGAGCGTCCCGTGCCGCGCTGGTCCATGAGGAGGACGCGGTAGTCCTCGAGGGCGCGCCCGAGCCACGCCTCGCGGCCCACGAAGCGGCGCGCCGCGTTGCCGGGGCCGCCCTCCAGGTAGAGGAGCCAGGGCCGCTCGCCGCCGCCCTGCTCGGTCGAGACCACTTCCCGGCCGAAGACCTCGATCTGCTCCCCGTCGGGTCGCTCGTGGTCGAGCGGGACGGTGAACATGCGGTCCGTGAGGACGACGCCGGGCTGGCGGTACGTGGCGGCCATGGTGCTCCTGCCGGGGTGGGTGGTGCCTTGTCGCACCCAGTTGAGCACACGGCCCGGGGGACCTGCGCCCCGGCTCGGCCCGCGCGGCGGGGCGGGAGAGCGCGCGTCCACGGGGTGGCCGCACGGCATTCGCCGGCCCGTCGGGCCACGGTTGCTGGTCCGCGTCCCCGGATGGGCGAGCCGCGCCCGCGCGGAGGAGGGACGGTCGGCTCGCACCGAGGATGGGGGCGCCCTGCTCACGCCCTCCGCCCCTGAGGCGTGCGAGCCGGGCGAGCCGGAGGCGGCCCGGGGCGCGGTGCGCGGCCGCCCACGCCGCTGAGCCGGGTGGCTGCCGGGATGCGCATGGTCCGCGTCGCGGAGATCCTGGCCAGTACACGAGAGGAGCCGCTGGGATGAGCACCCTTCAGCCCGCCCCGAGCGAACCGGGAGGCACCTTCCCCGGCATGCCGCCACGCGTACGGCTCCACCCACCCGGGCCCCGGCCGCGCGACGCCCGGCCGGGTGCGGCGGCGGGCCACGCGCGTGCCCGCACGGGCATGGCACGGCAGCGGGTCGAGGGGGTGCACGGGCCGCGCCGCCCACATGTCGTACGGCTCGGTGAGGCGTGAGCGCCACGGCCGCGCGGCCCCGTCCGATGATCCGCTTCGAGGGCGTCGGCAAGCGGTACGCGGACGGCACCGTCGCGGTGCACGACCTCTCGCTGGACGTCGCCGAGGGGCAGCTCGTCACCCTGGTCGGGCCTTCGGGCTGCGGCAAGACGACGACCATGATGATGGTCAACCGGCTCGTCGAGCCGACCTCGGGGCGCATCGAGGTGGACGGCGAGGACATCGCGCACGTCGACCCGGTCGCGCTCCGTCGCCGCATCGGCTACGTCATCCAGCAGGTCGGTCTCTTCCCGCACCGCACGGTGCTCGACAACACGGCGACGGTGCTCTCGCTGCTCGGCACGAAGCGCGGCCGGGCCAGGGAACGCGCGCGGGAGCTGCTGGACCTCGTGGGGCTCGACCCGGAGACGTTCGGCCCGCGCTACCCGCACCAGCTCTCCGGCGGGCAGCGGCAGCGTGTCGGGGTCGCGCGGGCGCTCGCGGCCGATCCGCCCGTGCTGCTCATGGACGAGCCCTTCGGCGCGGTGGACCCGGTGGTGCGCGAGCGGCTGCAGAACCAGTTCGTCGACCTCCAGCGGCGGCTGCGCAAGACGGTGCTGTTCGTGACGCACGACATCGAGGAGGCGGTGCGGCTCGGGGATCGCATGGCGGTGTACGGGCCCGGCCGGATCGAGCAGTTCGACACGCCGCAGACGGTCCTCGGGCGCCCCGCGACCCCGTACGTCGCGGAGTTCGTCGGCACGGACCGGGGCCTGAAGCGGCTCTCGGTGACCGAGATCAGGCCCGAGGACCTGGAGGAGCCGCCGCTCGTACGGCGGTCCGAGCCGGCCGCGCGCGCGGCGGAGCGGCTGCGCGCCGAGGGGGCGCGCTGGGCGGTCGTGCTCGACGAGGCGGGCGAGTTGCACGGCTGGGTGGGCGTGGACGAGGTGGGTGGCGGCGGGGACCGGGCCGTGGGCGAGCTGGCGCACCGGATGAACGCGTGGGTCCCGGTGGGCGCCCCGCTCAAGCAGGCGTTCGGGGAGATGCTCCAGCACGACGCGGGCTGGGTCGCGGTCCTCGACGGCGCGCGCTTCCTGGGCGTCCTGACGCCGGGCAAGCTCCACGAGGCGCTGCGGCGCTCGGTGGACGCGGACGCGCGCGGGGTGCGGCGCGGGGACGTGGACTTCGAGTCGGTGGCGGACGCCTGAGGGACGGTACGGGGGCGGTACGGGCGGTACGCGGGCCGCGCGCCGCCCGCCGGGAGGACGGCGGGCCGCGCGCCGCCCGCCGGGAGGACGCCCGTCCCCGTACCGACGCCCGCACCCCTTGAGCCGTCAGGCGCTCGGGACCGCGTGGGCGCTCGGGGCGGCGAGGACGAAGTCCTGGCGGGTGACGCGGCCCTCGCGGGGCAGGACGCGGCTCGCCGCCGGGCGGTGGCCCTTGGCGAGGGCGAGGACGCTGACCCAGTCCTCGGGCAGACCGGCCGCGCCCCAGCGTCCCTCTTCGTCGGTGACGGTCTTGAGGAGCTGGT comes from Streptomyces sp. Tu6071 and encodes:
- a CDS encoding ABC transporter ATP-binding protein, with the translated sequence MIRFEGVGKRYADGTVAVHDLSLDVAEGQLVTLVGPSGCGKTTTMMMVNRLVEPTSGRIEVDGEDIAHVDPVALRRRIGYVIQQVGLFPHRTVLDNTATVLSLLGTKRGRARERARELLDLVGLDPETFGPRYPHQLSGGQRQRVGVARALAADPPVLLMDEPFGAVDPVVRERLQNQFVDLQRRLRKTVLFVTHDIEEAVRLGDRMAVYGPGRIEQFDTPQTVLGRPATPYVAEFVGTDRGLKRLSVTEIRPEDLEEPPLVRRSEPAARAAERLRAEGARWAVVLDEAGELHGWVGVDEVGGGGDRAVGELAHRMNAWVPVGAPLKQAFGEMLQHDAGWVAVLDGARFLGVLTPGKLHEALRRSVDADARGVRRGDVDFESVADA